The stretch of DNA CTGTCTAATTGGATTGTTGGCTGAAGACTAAAGTAGGTAGGTAAACGTTGAGACATGACTGAGTATCATTTGGAGTAATAAGGATTTTGTGTGATTAGATTGATAAATCTGTAAAATGATTGCTTAATTGTGCAGTTTTGGGGATTTATGTGGAATATACTTGTAATCTGAATTGCTAGTTTGCTACTCTGTCTTTGGTTATGTGCTAGTGCTAATCATCCCcagtcaatattgttatgaaatcCTATGGTCTGGGctgtaattaatgaatatgtaGCATCTGGAACAAAAATTGGAGTCTAGTTCATTTTTGgaatttattgatttaattatgtgtattgtatgcttataaagttataaacgttcatttataatttattttgtatattgcttgttaaatattatttgaCATTATCGCTTTGTGATTTCTTTTGTGTGACAGGCCATTACTTCGTCTGGTGTTAAGAAAGGCGAATTACTTGTAGCTGATGTCACCACACAGCTGAAGAATAAAAATATCACAACAGACCTTAAAGTGGACACCAATTCCAAAGTGAGCCTTcatttttggtttcttttttgAAGTTCAAACTCGGTAGTAATTTACGGGAGGTGCAGTAACTTCAAGATAAAAGGGACATGTGAACTAATATATGAGTGGACTGTAATCTTGtcttttatttcttaatattataaattgaaGGAGTGTTTCTTCCTTTTTCTCCTTGATTTGGAGAAAGTGGCTATTTGTCGGTAAAAGTGAAATTGACATCGTCATTTGGATGGTAATCTGCAGCTTTACACAACAATCACTGTTGATGAACCGGCACCAGGGCTGAAGACAATCATTAGTTTCGTTGCTCCAGACCAGAAATCTGGCAAGGTACCTTTTCTCACGATCGTGCCCATTTGTTATTTCTCGTAATCTGCTTGTGCATGTGCAATTGATTCAATGAAGACACAATAATACTTGTATTGCGAACAGGTAGAGCTCCAGTACTTGCATGAGTATGCTGGAATCAGTACTAGCATTGGACTAACTGCCAGTCCCCTTGTCAACTTCTCTGGTGTTGCTGGGAACAATACTCTTGCCCTCGGGACTGATGTCTCATTTGACACTGCCACCGGGAAGTTCACCAAATACAATGCTGGATTGAGTTTCTCTACCTCCGACTTGATAGCTTCTTTAACATTGTGAGTATCAAGTGGGGGCTTACttgaatttttattgttataataCACTTCCATGAGTTAGAGCATTGGTCCTTCGTTACTTTTGGgttttgccaaaaaaaagttCCAATTTACACTCCTTATGGATTTGCCATTTGTCACAAAAGACATACATTGCGTACTCTTTCATTATCGAATCCATCTTTTGTTTTGGTGTATGACTAAATGTTCCTATTGAATGCAGGAATGACAAGGGTGACTCCCTTGCAGCTTCCTACTACCACACCGTACGCCCATTGACAAATACAGCTGTTGGTGCAGAGTTGACTCACAGCTTCTCAAGCAATGAGAATACTCTTACCATTGGGACACAACACAAATTGGATCCAGCAACCACGGTGAAGGCCAAGGTTAACAACTATGGCAAGGCACACGCTCTCATCCAACACGAGTGGCGTCCAAAATCACTCTTCACCATCTCCGGTGAAGTGGACACCAGGGCAATCGAGAAGAGTGCCAAGATCGGGCTGGCTGTTGCCCTCAAGCCATGATTAGTTACACACACTACCATGTGGGGAAGTTAGTGGAGATGGTGATATTTTGTTTGGTGCAGAGCAATAAATTTAGGTAGAACCGTCCTCCAATTACCTTTTtgttcaccaaaaaaaaaacccgaGTTTTATCTGGCAATGATGGTTTTTATTACATGATACTGTAGAAAATAATCTTTCATTCACTGGAATTAATGCCAGTGTGAGAACTTCCCAATTCTTTTTGTTCGATCCATCCATATGTCACACAATGGATTAACATTGTCATGATTTTCTTGACGGAATTGACATTTGAATTACTGTGATTTTCTTTAAATGTTCTACTCCATGTTAGATtgcttttatttgaaaaaatactgTGTAGTCTcacattatattttcaatttttactcaCACACAAAAGCTTGATATAGATACTTGTATTGGACCACATGAAAAACGTACCTATCACAACTTGCCATATCAGAGAAGAAGATTTGGAAACACATgtaaaaaaactttttttttttttggatgatccGTGGCCATGAATTGTCATATAGCCGCCTCTATTATATGATTGActtgtatcacattaaatgagTATTAATTTTTGGCTTCAACTACCAAATTAGGGAGTTCTCTCTCTTTTAATTTGGAATACAACTCTTCATAGAACTTCCCTATAGTTTCAGAACCATGGCATGTGACATTAAATGAGTGTATTAATTTTTAGCTTCAAGCCTTCAACTACCAAATTAGTGATTTATCTCCTTTAATTTGAAATACAACTCTTCTCCAAATTTCCCTATAGTTTTAgtttcataaacatgtcaatatatactaaaatatatatagatttttccATATTTTAAATACTATCTTAGAGggtgtttggttcgctggaaaatattttcttaaaaattgagaaaaatagtgttttatgttgtttgatTGGATGGAAAACATTGTCTATGAATAAAGTTTCTCATGAAAAACTGGTATGACAATTCTGCCATCACaatactttattaattactcttattattattattattattattattattgttgcgtAGGGTTATATTTGCCGTTATATccattattccttaccattcaaaacccaaccaaacaatgaaatcaattttcttataatttatttttcatgaaattttaattccattcttcttcaaatatttttcagctaACCAAAAAGGCTGTTAAAGATATTTACCATAAAGCATTTGACAAGTGAATAAGGTGAGGAGAATCATCACATGAGAGCTCATATATtaacatacaaaatatttactCCATGGACACTTTAGCTCTGCTTACATTACAATCATTTCCAGGGGAGTTCACCAGTCTCAAcagattttgaagaaaaaagaaaaagaaaagaaaatttaaagaaaaaagaaaacctgATTTTCTTCCTTTGCCAGCTGGCCAAACAAAAGGCATCTTCATAATTTGGGTGAGGGAGATAAAGAATGGTGGAGATGAGTCAACTGCCAATCCAATCCAATTCTAAGCTTTGCCATTTGGTTTTGGTGAATTCTGCAGAAACTGATGGTGATGGTAGGGGGAAGTAAGCGAGCCGTTCGGTATCGACAGGCTCCTCGGGTGCTGCTGGCCGCCGTTCTTGGCGGCGAACGAGGGGGGCTGCGCTCTGCCGCCGCCCCCGCCATTTCTCGCGTTCGGGCTTGACCCGATGCGGTCGACTTGCATGGTCTGGAAATAGTACGATGAGCTCGCCATGTCCTTGAGGTTCGGCAGCGGCTTCAACGCCTCGACGACCTCGCTCATCATAGGCCTGGCTTTCGGGTCTCGGCTGAGACACCGGGCTGCCAATTGCGCCGCTTTTTGGGCGCCTTTTATCGAGAAATGGCCCTCCAGCCTAGGATCTATCAGCCGATAAAACCTCCTTCTGTCACCAATGTGGGGCCGCGCCCATTCCACGAGGTTATGCTCCCCGTTGGGTCGGTTCTTGTCCATCGATCTCCTACCTGTAATCATTTCAAGAAGCACTACACCAAAGCTGTAGACATCGCTCTTCGATGTCAGATGCCCTGAGGGGGAAAAACCGGGATGAGATATAAGCAACCCGAGACGGATAAGATTAATTAAAATGCACGAGACTATAGtgttccattttttatttttttttgaataaaactgaccctattacattgtaatatctgttgaagcacaaagagtcaatatcgatAGTGTTCCATTTATATTACCCAATGTAAAATAAAACCCATCCGAAACGTGAATAAAACGTACTATTACTAGAGTCGAAAACAACTAATTACTTCTATTAAAGATAAGCACGTTACCTGTCATTACATATTCCGGGGCGGCATAACCATATGTTCCCATGACACGAGTAGAGACATGCGTCTTATCACCCTCCGGACCGTCTTTGGCAAGCCCGAAGTCAGAAAGCTTGGCGTTGTAATCCTGCAAGAATTTGTTGTTAGAAAAATTCATAAACGTAGCGAAAGAACGAACTTCCCGGAGTTTATAGGCATCACATACAGCGTCTAGTAATATGTTGGATGTTTTGAAATCACGGTATATGACGGGCCGCTGAGCTTCCTCGTGAAGAAAAGTAAGACCTTTAGCAGCACCGAGCGCAATCTTCATCCTGATAGACCACGGAAGCGGCAGAGACCCTACACACGAAACCCATTCAAATTGCTTACTGTCATCATGGTTAAAAAAGTTGTCGGGCAAGAGGGTAAACCATAGCCCATATGATTTCTCGTTCTCATTAGGGAATGTAATTAATGCAATATCTATCAACTAAAACCAACAGAAGCAGATTAAGAACAAGCTTTTATCGTCAACAATCAAGTGAACGGGAATTCATATCTTCAATACTGAAAACACAAAATTGGTTAAACCTAAGAACTTAGAATTTGGTTAAACGAACTCCAATCCTTAAAAAGGTACATTTCCATGTGTTTATCATTTATCTGATCATTCGTAAATTTATGAAAAACATTACTTGACCAGGCaaagaataaattaattaattaaaaagaaaaactcacACATTCAAAAACAAGAATCGATAAAAGAAAAGCGTTTTATACGAGGTTAGCTACGTACTCCTGAAGAGGTGGTTTTCCAGACTTCCTCGAGGCATGAATTCATAAACTAGAAGCCTCTGATCATCTTCGATGCAGTAACCAATCAGTTTAACTAAATTAGGGTGGATGAGATCACCGAGAAAACTCACTTCGGCCTGCCATACAAGACGATAATGGGTAAGAATTCAAACATTATCGTGCAAAAGAAACGTAAACAATCAGACATAAACCACCCAAACGCAAGACGATTAAGAGAGTAAAGCGACAAACCAGCCACTCTTTGTGACCCTGAAGCCCATCATGATTCAGCGTTTTCACAGCAACAGTAAGTCCTGTCCCGGGTTTAACCGGTGCTGTGCCGTTCTCTTCAATCCACCCTTTGAATACGCAGCCAAAACCCCCTTCTCCAAGAAGGGATTCCGGTCTAAAATTCCTCGTTGCCAACTTAAGATCGTTAAATGTGAATTTTCGAAGCAAAGAAGAGACTTTAAGTTCTTCTTCGAGTTTGGAGGTCGATGCATTGCTTTCCGCGTTACTTGTAGTGGTGGATGAAATAACCGGAGCTACTGCCTGGCCTATGCTCGTATCATTCGTCGATTTACTTTctgctaaaaaaaataatgcaacaATTAATTACATTGCAAAACGTCAACAAACTAAATATAGACAAAACCCTGTTTACAAATTAAACGGGTAAAATAACATAATCGAGTCAATTAAACCTCAACTTTTCCCGGCTTCTCATAGGTTTTCAACATAAACAACAGTTAATTACGACATAATCCTCATTCCTTAATCAAAACCAAAGACTCCAGTAAATTCAAGGCGATTAATATAGCAACATCCAAGGTATTAATTCATAGTTACAAGTAAACAGCAATAGATACTCTTTCCATATTACTAATCCACAAACGACAAGAGAGGAAAAAGTAAGATCTTTATCAAAGCGCTCCGAAATAAGCGGATTGCAAACAACCGGATCCTTAGCATTTACGATGCAACACTATTGTTTCCTTAAACTAAACCTCAAATTTAGctaaaaaaagtaaacaaatgGCTGCAacttttattattctttataGGTACCCAATCATAAGCATCCACAACTCTCGTAAACCAGTACTCCAACTAAACTACAATATCTTGCAACTTTCAAGTGCCATAACAAATTTCTCCTTTTTGTTTAGCTTTATTGACGAGGGAAACACGCAACCACTACCCGAAGGTTTGCACTGGGTAACCCCGCCTTGTGTccctagctggcaaaggaccacaaggaggaaAACCAGCAACAactacccgagggtgtgcactaggtaaccccgccttgtgaccctagctggtAAAGGAAAACAAGGAGGAAAACCAGCCTAGATTGCCATTgctaaccggctcaaaccaagaaggcaaaTAGGCTGCTCCCGGGCAGATTGATTCTACTAGAAGAAGATTTAAATTCCAAAACTTGGCAGTGATCATCTTTGGGAGTATCTTATTATTGAACAACCATTTCTCACTCACCAACAAAAGCACTTCATCCCAACCACTCTAAAACAACAGGGAGCAACAAAAAACTACACAATTCCATGAGAAAAGAACTAAACAATCTTGTTTAAAAAAGGGCATAAAATTAAACTCTCACCAAGCTCAAAGATTATACTGAACCAGACTCAAAACAAAGAACACAACCATTCCATTCATTCAATACAAAAACACACTAAAATAATGGGGAGcaacacaacacaacacaaagAAGTATACAATTCCATGAGAAAAGGATTAAACAAATCTTCttaagaaaaggaaataaatttgcAGGCAGAAGATTATACTGAACCagactaaaaacaaaaaaaacaaagagcAGAAGGATTTGGTTAATAACAATAAGGGATGAAGGTATACCACAGCGAGCACTGATGCCACTGATGGAGTTATCCACCTTAGATCTTGAAGAAATACAGCTACCAATAAACCTGAGTTTAAACCAGCACCCAGTGTCCTCCCCAGACTCCCcaccttctttcttcttcttcttcatcatcatccccTTTGATTTCCCCACATCCCAAGCCTCCACCTTCTCCACCTTCACAACATCACCCTCTAATCCCATCTTTCACAAACCCTAATCCCAAACTCAGATAACATCAAATCCCCCTCAAAATCCCAACTTTAACTCCCACCAACCTCTCCTTCATCCCCTTTAATCAAATCTTGGAATCTCTCAACTACCCTTTCAATCTCATCCACTACCCCCCAGTAAATCAGCCAAAGAACTCAAACCCCTCCTTTCAGAATCACCAAATAAGGGACCCAAATGACAAAATCCCCCCTTTTCCACTTCCTGACACAACCCACACCCAAAAATCCCTTCTTTAACACAAATACCACAAACCCAGCTCTAGAAATGAAGCACAGGACACACTGAAAAGGCTTGGTAGACTAGATTCAGATCACCTGCCTGTATAGAATCTTGATTCACCTTCCAACctgagagaagaagaagaaggagaagaagaagaagaagagaagagtACAGAAGAAAAACACACAAACAGTGCGAGCAAAGCTGGTTTCATCATCAGGTAATAATCCCCCACTCCAAAAGTGCGCCCCCTAGAAAGAAAAATGTCTGCTTCCCTCAAAGTTATTGAAATCTCAGCAAAAGCCTCAAATACTCTTGACCAG from Ipomoea triloba cultivar NCNSP0323 chromosome 7, ASM357664v1 encodes:
- the LOC116025270 gene encoding mitochondrial outer membrane protein porin of 36 kDa; the protein is MVKGPGLYSDIGKKAKDLLYRDYVADHKFTITTYSATGVAITSSGVKKGELLVADVTTQLKNKNITTDLKVDTNSKLYTTITVDEPAPGLKTIISFVAPDQKSGKVELQYLHEYAGISTSIGLTASPLVNFSGVAGNNTLALGTDVSFDTATGKFTKYNAGLSFSTSDLIASLTLNDKGDSLAASYYHTVRPLTNTAVGAELTHSFSSNENTLTIGTQHKLDPATTVKAKVNNYGKAHALIQHEWRPKSLFTISGEVDTRAIEKSAKIGLAVALKP
- the LOC116025269 gene encoding probable serine/threonine-protein kinase PIX7 isoform X2 produces the protein MGLEGDVVKVEKVEAWDVGKSKGMMMKKKKKEGGESGEDTGCWFKLRFIGSCISSRSKVDNSISGISARCESKSTNDTSIGQAVAPVISSTTTSNAESNASTSKLEEELKVSSLLRKFTFNDLKLATRNFRPESLLGEGGFGCVFKGWIEENGTAPVKPGTGLTVAVKTLNHDGLQGHKEWLAEVSFLGDLIHPNLVKLIGYCIEDDQRLLVYEFMPRGSLENHLFRRSLPLPWSIRMKIALGAAKGLTFLHEEAQRPVIYRDFKTSNILLDADYNAKLSDFGLAKDGPEGDKTHVSTRVMGTYGYAAPEYVMTGHLTSKSDVYSFGVVLLEMITGRRSMDKNRPNGEHNLVEWARPHIGDRRRFYRLIDPRLEGHFSIKGAQKAAQLAARCLSRDPKARPMMSEVVEALKPLPNLKDMASSSYYFQTMQVDRIGSSPNARNGGGGGRAQPPSFAAKNGGQQHPRSLSIPNGSLTSPYHHHQFLQNSPKPNGKA
- the LOC116025269 gene encoding probable serine/threonine-protein kinase PIX7 isoform X1; its protein translation is MGLEGDVVKVEKVEAWDVGKSKGMMMKKKKKEGGESGEDTGCWFKLRFIGSCISSRSKVDNSISGISARCAESKSTNDTSIGQAVAPVISSTTTSNAESNASTSKLEEELKVSSLLRKFTFNDLKLATRNFRPESLLGEGGFGCVFKGWIEENGTAPVKPGTGLTVAVKTLNHDGLQGHKEWLAEVSFLGDLIHPNLVKLIGYCIEDDQRLLVYEFMPRGSLENHLFRRSLPLPWSIRMKIALGAAKGLTFLHEEAQRPVIYRDFKTSNILLDADYNAKLSDFGLAKDGPEGDKTHVSTRVMGTYGYAAPEYVMTGHLTSKSDVYSFGVVLLEMITGRRSMDKNRPNGEHNLVEWARPHIGDRRRFYRLIDPRLEGHFSIKGAQKAAQLAARCLSRDPKARPMMSEVVEALKPLPNLKDMASSSYYFQTMQVDRIGSSPNARNGGGGGRAQPPSFAAKNGGQQHPRSLSIPNGSLTSPYHHHQFLQNSPKPNGKA